In a single window of the Nymphaea colorata isolate Beijing-Zhang1983 unplaced genomic scaffold, ASM883128v2 scaffold0462, whole genome shotgun sequence genome:
- the LOC116245029 gene encoding phosphatidylinositol 4-phosphate 5-kinase 1: MEDASVNHVFMISKNNYTDGTIYKGQFRRDKFDGYGELEQRDGSKYSGHFKSGEFEGQGTLVKFERGKKAYQYEGGFAAGLFEGEGKLVYAGGNSYEGGFRNGKKNGRGIFKYESGDVYEGCFRDDAKEDTNCTITRTNGTKYVGGIVNDKYHGRGRLEKSNGEYYEG, encoded by the exons ATGGAGGATGCATCAGTAAATCATGTTTTTATGATTAGCAAGAATAACTATACAG ACGGCACAATATACAAGGGCCAGTTCAGACGTGACAAGTTCGACGGATACGGCGAGCTTGAGCAGCGAGACGGCTCCAAATACAGTGGCCACTTCAAGTCGGGAGAGTTCGAAGGGCAAGGCACCCTGGTGAAGTTCGAAAGGGGCAAAAAGGCATACCAGTATGAGGGTGGCTTTGCTGCAGGACTCTTCGAGGGTGAGGGCAAGCTCGTGTACGCGGGCGGGAACAGCTACGAGGGCGGCTTCAGGAACGGCAAGAAAAACGGAAGAGGGATTTTCAAGTACGAGAGCGGGGATGTGTACGAGGGGTGCTTCAGGGACGACGCCAAGGAAGACACCAACTGCACCATCACCAGGACCAACGGCACCAAGTACGTGGGCGGAATTGTGAATGATAAGTACCACGGACGGGGAAGGCTGGAGAAATCCAACGGAGAATACTATGAAGGATAG